In Raphanus sativus cultivar WK10039 unplaced genomic scaffold, ASM80110v3 Scaffold0800, whole genome shotgun sequence, the genomic window ACAACAGATCCTAAACGGAATGAAAAAACCCGAAGATAGCGGGACAAAGTCTAGAGACCCCGATGAGATACGAGTCAAGCTCGAACCTTACAAACTGAAACCAGTCTAAAACCGAGAGCCGGGCACCGCGAGCTACTGAGAGAAAGGCGCCCTCAACCCTTGATGCTACGGCTCCTACAGCTTCCGACCACTCTGCCAAAACCAGACCCGGCTGAAGAATCCGAACACGAACAAACTCAATACACCCAACAGCTAAACCTTCGACGGCACGAGAGAGAGCCACCAAGCACGATGTCGTCGTTCGTCGAACCGTCCTGGAGATTGCCGCCTCCACTCCAATTCGCCGTGACCATTTACACCCATTAAACCGAAATCCCGTATAGAAATAGCGGACCGAAAGATGGCTAACTCTCCGAAAGCATAACCGCAGTAGAATAAGCCGTCCGATTGACCAACAACTACACAAGAGCAAGACAAAGGTCTAACCCACAAACGTGTTCATCCAAGAGCCGCAATACCTTATTCATACGGAGATGAATGCGTGGAGAACTCAGGTCACGGAACAGACCAAACCAGAACCGCCGGCAAGCTGCCCAAAGGGGCAGGAAAACAAAGACTCCAACTGAAAAAACGCGGAGGCTGCCACCACCACGCGCCACCGTGACCACCGCGCACGTTACCACACGAACTCACCGGAGCCAGGGATACCGACACCAAGAGAGCCCACGCACGCCTACCGGAGACCACCGGTAGAAGAAGAGAGAGCAAAACTCCAGATCTGCGCCATCTGAAACCTAACTGAACCCAAGCCGTAGAACACCACCACGCCACTGGCAGAACCTCGCCTAGCACGAGCCAGCCTCTCTGCAACTACCAGGCAACACCACCCAAACTCAACGCGCAACGAAGGCCAAACCTCCAACCGGACAGAGTCGAAAACTGAACAAAGCAATGGAAGAACAAGCACCGTCCTCTAGTGCTTTCACCCCCAAATTTGTTATACATGCGTTAACTATTAAAGCTATTAATTTATTAACTTAAATGCGTTATGAATTGATTCAATTCATTTAACAGATGGATTGGATTAATCCATGACAATATGAACTTAAAAtcatttggatatggtttggttCTGGTTAGTTTATCTATTTTAACATCCATGCTGAAACACTGTGGCCGCAATGTCTGAATATTAGTTTGTTTTGTTCTTCCACGAGTTTTAGTCATGGTTTGTGTAATAATGCATGTGAAGTGGTGCCAAGTATATCGATAATAATAGTGTAATATGAAACACGTAATAATGAAACTACGACTTTGACTACGAGAAAAGAAAACCAGCTGCTATTATTTTTTGTGTTAAGATCATTCATGTGTCCTTGCCCTTCGTGTCAATGCCAGGTCGACTCAGCCTCCGAGTCACGCTTCTATTTGATTTTCACGATGACAGCTAAATAGCATAGCACCACGACAAGAGCAGGAATCCATTTATACTTGCGTTTTAACGCCAACATGAAACAAAGAgtgtaaagagagagagagagagagatggccATGGCCACGAATTCAGTTTCTTCCTTCGCCATCTTTTTCATCCTCTTTCTAGTTATCATTGGTACTATATATTATCCAACCCCGTATTTCTCATTAATTGGTTGCAAAAGTTGATTCATAGGATTTAGCATGCAAGTTCCATTACATATGTATACTGTAACTAATATTTACTTAAAAGTTTATTGAATATGAACTGAGCAGAAGTGCCGGAGACAAAAGCGCAGGATAAAAAATGTCTTCAAGAATATGGCGGCAACGTGGGTTTCCGCTTCTGTGCGCCTCTGATATATCCGTCTTTCTGTTATCAGAGATGCCGTTCGAACAAGGGCGCGAAAGGTGGAAGATGCCGTTCAGGAGAGGCCGGACCTGGTAGTATGAAATGCTTATGCGATTTCTGCAGCGACAAGCCTTAGTCCTAGCAGACGCAGACACCTTGTTTTTGTTTGAATCTTGAATGTCACGGTTTGTgtaataatataaaagcaaaTGGTTCAAGTAGTAATGtagtataattaataaataagtGAACTAAAGAGATGTACGAACAATTTTGTTTTCTGGCTCTTGTTGGAAAATATGTATAACTGTGAGATCGCAGAAAACAGgataaaatacaaaatgaaataaatattacagAATAAAAAACTGCAGAatagaattatgaaaaaattatgtCATTGGATAAACTTTacagaataaaatataaaaaaatctttaaaatgcATTTCCATATTATTAAATAACTGTTATagcaaaaaattataattatcaatatttgtaaatatattaacaattatgcCATATAAGATCTTGAAGTAGCCGAGGCTAGCATGGTTTGATCTATGGTTGGCATCGTCGTATAGGGGCCACGAAAGTAATTTTTAGCTTTCATACTTCA contains:
- the LOC108846766 gene encoding defensin-like protein 193, producing the protein MAMATNSVSSFAIFFILFLVIIEVPETKAQDKKCLQEYGGNVGFRFCAPLIYPSFCYQRCRSNKGAKGGRCRSGEAGPGSMKCLCDFCSDKP